A DNA window from Drosophila pseudoobscura strain MV-25-SWS-2005 chromosome 2, UCI_Dpse_MV25, whole genome shotgun sequence contains the following coding sequences:
- the ato gene encoding protein atonal: MSSSEIYRYYYKTSEDLQGFKTAATEPYFNPMAAYSPGMTHYQFNGNALANSSSYLAGNGFISFEQASSDGWITSSPASHRSESPEYVDLNTIYNNGCNMGHQHAQQYGLSLEQAQAAAAPPPSIAEVPMAPSVPSVEVMGSSNVGTCKTVPAAPVAVKTKRSYTKKNQQTASTATATATSSSTSSAPSSTATATAPANLYADEFQSFDFDNSALFDDSVEDDDDLMLFGSGAEDFDGNDGSFDLADGDSEDASGSTSGKKRRNKQISPVVKRKRRLAANARERRRMQNLNQAFDRLRQYLPCLGNDRQLSKHETLQMAQTYISALGDLLR; the protein is encoded by the coding sequence ATGTCGTCCAGTGAAATCTATCGCTATTACTACAAGACGTCCGAGGATTTGCAGGGCTTCAAGACAGCCGCAACTGAGCCCTACTTCAATCCGATGGCCGCCTACAGTCCGGGCATGACCCACTATCAGTTCAATGGCAACGCTTTGGCCAACTCCAGCAGCTACTTGGCGGGAAACGGCTTCATCAGCTTTGAGCAGGCCAGCTCCGATGGCTGGATCACTTCGTCGCCGGCCAGCCATCGTTCAGAGAGTCCCGAATACGTTGATCTCAATACCATCTACAACAATGGCTGCAACATGGGTCACCAGCACGCTCAGCAGTACGGACTCAGTCTGGAGCAggcacaagcagcagcagcaccgccacCATCCATCGCAGAAGTACCGATGGCTCCATCGGTACCGTCAGTGGAGGTCATGGGCTCCTCCAATGTGGGCACTTGCAAGACAGTGCCAGCAGCTCCTGTCGCAGTCAAGACCAAGCGCAGCTATACCAAGAAGAATCAACAGACTGCctccacagctacagccacagccacctcCTCATCCACCAGCAGTGCCCCCAGCTccacggcaacggcaacggctcCGGCAAATCTCTACGCTGATGAGTTCCAGAGCTTTGACTTTGACAACTCCGCTCTGTTCGATGACAGCGTGGAGGATGACGACGATCTAATGTTGTTTGGCAGCGGGGCCGAGGACTTTGACGGCAACGACGGCTCCTTCGATCTGGCCGATGGCGACAGTGAAGATGCTTCGGGATCTACTTCCGGCAAGAAGCGTCGCAACAAGCAAATCTCGCCGGTGGTCAAGCGGAAGCGTCGCCTGGCTGCCAATGCACGCGAGCGTCGTCGCATGCAGAATCTTAACCAGGCCTTCGATCGTCTCCGCCAGTATCTGCCCTGCCTGGGAAACGATCGTCAGTTGTCCAAGCACGAGACCCTGCAAATGGCCCAAACCTATATCTCCGCGTTGGGTGATCTGCTCCGCTAA
- the beta-PheRS gene encoding phenylalanine--tRNA ligase beta subunit, translating into MPTIGVKRDLLFEALGKKYTDDEFQELCFSFGLELDEVTTEKQMLTKEQGDVAAAADASEEVIYRIDIPANRYDLLCLEGLVTGLLVFQGKVKPPNFEFVAPAQRQVLKIDPSTAQIRPHAVAAVLRNVTFTQEAYTSFIDLQDKLHQNICRKRTLVAIGTHDLDTIKGPFSYEALAPEKIKFVPLNQTQELNGAQLMDFYSTHAQLKQYLPIIRDAPVYPVIYDANRVVLSLPPIINGDHSKISLNTKNVFIECTATDLTKAKVVLDTIVCLFSEHCAKKFTVEPCDVVQPDGSIVSYPELAVREERISVKRANAYIGIDEPASKLADMLTRMYLEARVDGESLVVKIPPTRHDVIHACDVYEDIAIAFGYNNIKKSLPAFMQIAKQFPLNKLTEQLREQVAQAGFTEALTFTLCSRDDIGRKLNKSIEALPAVHIGNPKTLEFQVVRTTLLPGLLKTLVANRKMPLPLKLFEISDAVVADEKTEVGARNERRLCAVNCNKTAGFEVVHGLLDRVMQLLSVPWKTASVDKGYYLESTEDASYFPGRCANVMYDKVVIGKIGVLHPTVLHAFDLTTPCSVVEFTIEPFV; encoded by the exons ATGCCAACCATTGGGGTAAAACGTGATCTGCTCTTCGAGGCGCTCGGCAAGAAGTACA CCGATGATGAATTTCAAGAGCTGTGCTTTTCCTTCGGCCTGGAGCTGGATGAAGTG ACCACGGAGAAGCAAATGCTGACCAAAGAGCAGGGCGATGTTGCGGCAGCGGCGGATGCCAGCGAGGAAGTCATCTACAGGATAGATATTCCAGCCAATCGTTACGATTTGCTGTGTCTGGAGGGCCTAGTCACGGGTCTTTTGGTATTCCAGGGAAA AGTCAAGCCCCCGAATTTTGAGTTTGTGGCTCCTGCCCAGCGCCAGGTGCTGAAGATTGACCCCTCAACGGCACAGATTCGTCCACATGCTGTGGCCGCTGTGCTGCGCAACGTAACTTTCACGCAAGAGGCCTATACCAGCTTCATTGATCTGCAGGACAAGCTGCACCAAAACATTTGCCGCAAACGAACCCTAGTGGCTATTGGCACTCACGATCTCGACACGATCAAGGGACCCTTTAGCTATGAAGCCCTGGCGCCGGAGAAAATCAAATTTGTGCCACTCAACCAAACGCAGGAGCTGAATGGAGCCCAGCTGATGGACTTTTATTCGACGCATGCCCAACTCAAGCAGTATCTGCCCATCATTCGCGATGCGCCAGTTTATCCGGTGATCTATGATGCCAATCGCGTGGTGCTCTCACTGCCGCCCATTATTAATGGCGATCATTCTAAGATCTCGTTGAACACCAAGAATGTATTCATCGAATGCACAGCCACGGATCTGACCAAAGCCAAGGTGGTGCTGGACACCATTGTCTGCCTCTTTTCTGAGCATTGTGCTAAGAAATTCACGGTAGAGCCATGCGATGTGGTGCAGCCCGACGGCAGCATTGTCTCCTACCCAGAGCTTGCCGTGCGAGAGGAGCGGATTTCGGTGAAGCGTGCCAATGCCTACATTGGCATCGATGAGCCTGCTTCCAAGCTGGCGGATATGCTGACCAGAATGTACTTAGAGGCACGGGTCGATGGGGAGTCGCTTGTTGTCAAGATTCCACCCACTCGACACGATGTTATCCATGCCTGCGACGTCTATGAGGAcattgccattgcctttgGCTACAACAACATCAAGAAATCCCTTCCAGCCTTCATGCAGATAGCCAAACAGTTTCCACTCAACAAGCTCACCGAACAGCTGCGCGAACAGGTGGCCCAGGCTGGATTTACCGAGGCGTTGACCTTCACGCTATGCTCTCGGGACGACATCGGACGCAAGCTAAACAAGTCCATTGAAGCCCTCCCAGCCGTACACATTGGCAATCCCAAGACACTGGAGTTTCAGGTTGTGCGAACAACCCTGCTGCCAGGTCTCCTCAAGACTTTGGTGGCCAATCGCAAGATGCCGCTGCCCCTGAAGCTCTTCGAGATTAGCGACGCTGTTGTAGCCGATGAGAAGACGGAGGTTGGTGCCCGCAACGAGCGTCGATTGTGTGCTGTGAACTGCAACAAAACCGCCGGGTTTGAGGTGGTCCATGGTCTCTTGGATCGTGTCATGCAACTGCTCTCTGTGCCCTGGAAGACGGCCAGTGTCGACAAGGGCTACTACCTGGAATCGACGGAAG ATGCCAGCTATTTCCCTGGTCGTTGCGCCAATGTGATGTACGACAAAGTGGTCATCGGCAAGATTGGAGTTCTCCATCCCACAGTGCTGCATGCTTTCGATTTAACGACACCTTGTTCGGTTGTAGAGTTCACCATTGAACCTTTTGTCTGA